A stretch of Gemmatimonadota bacterium DNA encodes these proteins:
- a CDS encoding protein kinase, whose amino-acid sequence MTDPMPTDPMLETLRARLGAQYAIDGLLGRGGMGSVFRARDLTLDRPVAIKVVTGDVATNPDLRARFLQEARTVAKLRHPNIVAVYSAGDADGMLYFAMELVPGESLRDLLDREKRVDGARAERILHELALALDYAHANGIVHRDVKPENILLDRETGRAMLTDFGVARALEGDGRMTGTGMILGSPRYMSPEQATGETTIDGRSDLYALALVGYEMFTGKPVVDAGNVAAMLVKHLTETPKPISDAVPAIPEGVATAIDRALLKDRDQRWANGREMAEVIGMAWTPMGGSSGIGTRAATPPSAKPGFALPASAAGRRRGIVVAGIAVAALVITAGALLWPRGGAPRDVDPRRSYAVMPFEIQSGNRDVQWLRDGSVNMLTLALSQWSDLTVADYERTMVLVREAGLEDKRVDIDRALAIARKAGAWTVVTGTIATTSDSLLVDARLYDVGSGKSLQTEHRAVALSADPRPLFDGLARYLLGVAGGTATETVDLAAATTKSITAYRAYLEGTRALFSWQVLKADTLFRRAIAADSTFALAWHKRSLALGWGDAGGPGYLEASERALALVDRLPAREQALVRGHHALSTGLRVQTANTGTGAKELRDAQQIFSDLIARDSSVAEAWYGLADARFHTQFDASDMEGSLERMTGALRAFERTLTLDSTFHLAYSHLVSLYAGMSTANSQIFFDGTRVQLGDSASIKRAGGPDAVARMRTEAGRTGLALSRLWARADVNAIAPRIALAQGFMAAGMTDSAMIVVDETLAEPQFAAPQYGLWGNQYRFIADDPRGAPGLVEGTRALDVARFRQIPFTDRYGYLAMAISAAGAIGNGAEVDRVSGLWARIDTVAPFIGGPMAPAMQWFAASVHIAMKGEMSAAQRGWLLDGLRPMQDLPANSPVRFGAVPVAYVGYLVSRDTIFSGLARRLNPQQEAAWPELDAREALERGDTARARTIAATFSPAAQVRTARLGLAGLRTALRAEVLADLGDAAGALAQYEAMHPSRFATSLIDPGHAVYVRTFAARARLYEQLGEREKAIAAWTEFLRRWEKGDADTDAARREARTALQRLRDQPTTRRP is encoded by the coding sequence GTGACCGACCCGATGCCGACCGACCCGATGCTCGAGACGCTGCGCGCCCGCCTCGGCGCGCAGTACGCCATCGATGGCCTGCTCGGTCGGGGCGGCATGGGCAGCGTCTTCCGCGCGCGCGACCTCACGCTCGACCGTCCGGTCGCGATCAAGGTCGTCACCGGCGACGTCGCGACCAACCCCGATCTTCGCGCGCGCTTCCTCCAGGAGGCGCGCACCGTCGCCAAGCTCCGGCACCCGAACATCGTCGCGGTCTACAGCGCCGGCGATGCGGACGGCATGCTCTACTTCGCCATGGAGCTCGTGCCGGGCGAGTCGCTGCGCGACCTGCTCGACCGGGAGAAGCGTGTCGACGGCGCGCGCGCCGAGCGGATCCTGCACGAGCTCGCGCTCGCGCTCGATTACGCGCACGCGAACGGCATCGTGCACCGCGACGTGAAGCCGGAGAACATCCTGCTCGACCGCGAGACCGGGCGGGCGATGCTCACCGACTTCGGGGTGGCGCGCGCGCTCGAGGGCGACGGTCGGATGACGGGGACCGGGATGATCCTCGGCAGCCCGCGCTACATGAGCCCGGAGCAGGCGACGGGCGAGACGACGATCGACGGGCGCTCGGACCTCTACGCGCTCGCGCTCGTGGGGTACGAGATGTTCACCGGCAAGCCGGTGGTCGACGCGGGGAACGTCGCGGCGATGCTCGTGAAGCACCTGACGGAGACGCCGAAGCCCATCAGCGACGCGGTGCCGGCGATCCCCGAGGGCGTCGCGACGGCGATCGACCGCGCGCTGCTCAAGGACCGCGACCAGCGATGGGCGAACGGCCGCGAGATGGCGGAAGTGATCGGCATGGCCTGGACGCCGATGGGCGGCTCGTCGGGGATCGGGACGCGCGCGGCCACCCCGCCATCAGCGAAGCCCGGGTTCGCCCTCCCGGCGAGCGCGGCGGGGCGCCGTCGCGGGATCGTGGTGGCCGGCATCGCGGTCGCCGCGCTCGTGATCACCGCGGGCGCCCTCCTCTGGCCGCGCGGCGGCGCCCCACGCGACGTCGACCCGCGCCGCTCGTACGCGGTCATGCCGTTCGAGATCCAGAGCGGCAATCGCGACGTGCAATGGCTGCGCGACGGGTCGGTGAACATGCTCACCCTCGCGCTCTCGCAGTGGAGCGACCTCACCGTCGCCGACTACGAGCGCACGATGGTGCTGGTGCGAGAGGCGGGCCTCGAGGACAAGCGCGTCGACATCGACCGGGCGCTGGCGATCGCGCGGAAGGCCGGCGCCTGGACCGTCGTCACCGGCACGATCGCGACGACCTCGGACTCGCTGCTCGTCGACGCGCGACTCTACGACGTGGGCTCGGGGAAGTCGCTACAGACGGAGCATCGCGCCGTCGCGCTCTCCGCCGACCCGCGCCCGCTGTTCGACGGCCTCGCGCGCTATCTGCTCGGCGTCGCCGGCGGGACCGCGACAGAGACGGTGGACCTCGCCGCCGCGACGACCAAGTCGATCACGGCGTATCGCGCCTACCTCGAAGGGACGCGCGCGCTCTTCTCGTGGCAGGTCCTCAAGGCGGACACGCTCTTCCGGCGTGCGATCGCCGCCGACTCGACCTTCGCGCTCGCGTGGCACAAGCGCTCGCTCGCGCTCGGTTGGGGGGATGCGGGCGGGCCCGGGTATCTCGAAGCGTCGGAGCGGGCGCTCGCACTCGTCGACCGACTCCCCGCGCGCGAGCAAGCCCTCGTGCGCGGGCACCACGCGCTCTCGACGGGCCTGCGCGTCCAAACGGCCAACACCGGGACCGGTGCCAAGGAACTGCGGGACGCCCAGCAGATCTTCAGCGACCTCATCGCCCGTGACTCGAGCGTCGCGGAGGCGTGGTACGGCCTCGCCGACGCCCGGTTCCACACGCAGTTCGACGCGAGCGACATGGAAGGGAGCCTGGAGCGGATGACGGGGGCGCTGCGCGCCTTCGAGCGCACCCTCACTCTCGACTCGACGTTCCATCTCGCCTACTCGCACCTGGTGAGCCTGTACGCCGGGATGTCGACCGCCAACAGCCAGATCTTCTTCGACGGCACGCGGGTCCAGCTTGGCGACTCCGCATCGATCAAGCGCGCCGGCGGCCCCGACGCGGTCGCGAGGATGCGGACCGAGGCCGGCCGGACCGGACTGGCACTCTCGCGGCTCTGGGCCCGCGCGGACGTGAACGCGATCGCGCCGCGCATCGCACTCGCGCAGGGCTTCATGGCCGCCGGAATGACCGACTCGGCGATGATCGTCGTCGACGAGACGCTCGCCGAACCGCAGTTCGCGGCGCCGCAGTACGGTCTGTGGGGCAACCAGTACCGCTTCATCGCCGACGATCCGCGCGGCGCGCCCGGGCTCGTGGAGGGCACGCGCGCCCTCGACGTGGCGCGGTTCCGGCAGATCCCCTTCACCGACCGCTACGGTTACCTGGCGATGGCGATCAGCGCCGCCGGCGCGATCGGCAACGGGGCCGAGGTGGACCGCGTGTCCGGACTCTGGGCGCGCATCGACACCGTCGCGCCCTTCATCGGGGGTCCGATGGCGCCCGCGATGCAGTGGTTCGCCGCGAGCGTGCACATCGCGATGAAGGGCGAGATGTCCGCTGCGCAGCGCGGATGGCTCCTCGATGGCCTGCGCCCCATGCAGGACCTGCCCGCCAACTCGCCGGTGCGCTTCGGCGCCGTCCCGGTCGCATACGTCGGGTATCTCGTCAGTCGCGACACGATCTTCTCGGGGCTCGCCCGGCGCTTGAATCCGCAGCAGGAGGCCGCCTGGCCCGAGCTCGACGCCCGCGAAGCCCTCGAGCGCGGCGACACGGCGCGCGCGCGGACCATCGCCGCGACATTCTCGCCGGCCGCGCAGGTGCGCACGGCGCGCCTCGGCCTCGCCGGCCTGCGGACCGCACTGCGTGCCGAGGTGCTCGCCGACCTGGGTGACGCCGCGGGCGCGCTCGCGCAGTACGAGGCGATGCACCCCTCGCGCTTCGCGACGTCGCTCATCGACCCCGGGCATGCCGTCTACGTCCGGACGTTCGCCGCACGCGCACGCCTCTACGAGCAGTTGGGTGAGCGCGAGAAGGCGATCGCCGCCTGGACGGAGTTCCTCCGCCGCTGGGAGAAGGGCGACGCCGACACCGACGCCGCCCGGCGCGAAGCACGCACGGCGCTGCAGCGCCTGCGCGACCAACCCACCACCCGTCGCCCCTGA
- a CDS encoding ABC transporter substrate-binding protein: MPRPPALRHLRTLALLVAFTGCGDARGPVHLGMAGPFTQGFGRANRLGAELALAEINAAGGIRGDSLRIEFKDDGGEGSKAAVVAQSFVDDPRIVAVVGHVTSGAMLAAAKVYDGRLPAVATTASAADLTGISPWAFRVISSDSANGVDLARFAERLGKSRVAILYENDSYGRGLADAFRRNFSGTVIGIDPIGYEGKRADIYLEWIAARNPDLVFIAGTELTGMAFLREARRRGMTADFLGGDGWTGVVADTAASEGAYVGAPFTALDPRPEAQRFTQAFRARFGHDPDGNAALAYDAVKLLAAAVEAVGPDRARVRDWLAQRGTGGAFAGVTGPIAFLETGDPVGKSFTMTRVVRGQLTLAERGSTP; the protein is encoded by the coding sequence ATGCCGCGTCCCCCCGCGCTTCGCCACCTGCGCACGCTGGCCCTCCTCGTCGCCTTCACGGGCTGCGGGGACGCGCGCGGTCCCGTACATCTCGGCATGGCCGGCCCCTTCACGCAGGGATTCGGTCGTGCGAACCGGCTTGGCGCGGAGCTCGCGCTGGCCGAGATCAACGCGGCGGGCGGCATCCGCGGCGATTCCCTCCGCATCGAGTTCAAGGACGACGGCGGCGAGGGCTCCAAGGCCGCCGTGGTGGCGCAGTCGTTCGTCGACGACCCGCGGATCGTCGCCGTCGTCGGCCATGTCACGTCGGGCGCGATGCTCGCGGCGGCCAAGGTCTACGACGGGCGCCTGCCCGCGGTCGCGACCACCGCGTCGGCGGCCGACCTCACCGGGATCTCGCCCTGGGCGTTCCGCGTGATCTCGAGCGACTCGGCCAACGGCGTGGACCTCGCGCGCTTCGCCGAGCGCCTCGGCAAGTCGCGCGTGGCGATCCTCTACGAGAACGACTCGTACGGGCGCGGTCTGGCCGACGCCTTCCGCCGCAACTTCAGCGGCACGGTCATCGGCATCGACCCGATCGGCTACGAGGGAAAACGGGCCGACATCTACCTCGAGTGGATCGCCGCGCGGAATCCGGACCTCGTCTTCATCGCCGGCACCGAGCTCACCGGGATGGCCTTCCTGCGCGAGGCCCGGCGTCGCGGGATGACCGCGGACTTCCTGGGCGGCGACGGCTGGACCGGAGTGGTCGCGGATACGGCCGCGTCCGAGGGCGCGTACGTGGGTGCCCCGTTCACCGCGCTCGATCCGCGTCCCGAGGCCCAACGGTTCACCCAGGCCTTCCGCGCGCGCTTCGGCCATGATCCCGACGGCAACGCGGCGCTCGCCTACGACGCGGTGAAGCTCCTCGCCGCGGCCGTCGAGGCGGTCGGCCCGGATCGCGCGCGCGTGCGCGACTGGCTGGCCCAGCGAGGGACCGGCGGCGCCTTCGCCGGCGTGACCGGCCCCATCGCGTTCCTCGAGACGGGCGATCCGGTCGGCAAGTCATTCACCATGACGCGCGTCGTCCGTGGCCAGCTCACGCTCGCCGAGCGCGGGAGCACGCCGTGA